TGGTGGGGCTGGGTCGGGTACTCGTGGCTGTGCAACCTGGTCCGCGCGGACGAGGGGGAGATCCGGCTGATCCTCATGCTGGCGATGGCGGTGATGTTCCTCGTCGCCCTGGCGATCCCCGAGTCGTTCCACGACCTCGACGGTGGTCTCTCGGGTCCGTACGTGATCGCGGCAGGCTACTTCGCCTTCCGGATCACGCACCTGCTGCTGTTCTGGGCCTACGCCCGTGACGACGCAGGCCTGCAGCGCCAGCTGATCCGGTTCTTCCCGACGATCATCCTCAGCACCGGCTTCCTGGTGCTCGGTGCCGTCACCCACGACGAGGTGCATCGCACCCTCTTCTGGGTGGGGGCGGTCGTCTCCGACTACGGCGGCACGTTCCTCGGAGGTGCGAGCGGCTGGCGGCTCCGCTCCGCTGGCCACTTCGCCGAGCGTCACGGTCTGATGGTCATCATCGCTCTCGGCGAGTCGATCGTCGCGATCGGCGTCGGCACCAACGAGCTCCCGATCTCGTGGCCGATCGTGGCCGCCGCCGTCGCCGGCATCGCCCTCGCGGCCGGCCTGTGGTGGCTCTACTTCGACATCAGCGCGATCAAGGGCGAGGAAGCCCTGGCCGCGGTGCTCCGGGAGGGCCGGTCGGTCTCCCTCGCCCGCGACGCCTACTCGCTGCTCCACCTGCCGATGATCGCGGGCATCGCCCTGCTCGCGCTCGGCCTCAAGAAGGCGATGGCGTACGTCGGCGACCCGGCGCACCACGACCTCTCCGAGCCGCTCGGGACGATCGCGGCGGCAGCCCTGTTCGGTGGTGTGATGGTGTACCTGCTGGCGCACATCGGCTTCAAGCTCCGCACGCTCCGGACGTTCAGCAAGCCCCGCGCCGGGCTCGTCGTCCTGGTCGCCGTCGGGTGGGCCGTCTCCGGCGACGTACCCGCGCTGGCACAGGTCGTGATGCTCGCGGTCCTCGTCTGGCTGCTGGCCGGCTTCGAGACGGTCCGGTACGCCGAGGAGCGGGCGCGCGTCCGGCACGCCGGTCACGCCCATTCCTGAGCCGCTCCTGAGGTAACCTTGCCCCGCTGCTGACACCGCGCGGGAGAGTCTCCGCGTCAGCGGAGCGCCGAAGGGGCAATTCCTCCCCGGAACCTCTCAGGCGCCAGGGACCGTGCGGACTGAGGCAACTCTGGAGCGCTTTGCACCGGCGTGACAGAGGGGGAGGCGAGACCGACCCGTCCCGTGGGGACGCTTCCGATGGAGATCGCCTTGACCGACCTGCCCAGCCTGCACGACCTCGATCGCGCGCTGCCCTTCGTCGACCGCCACATCGGTCTGACGCCGTCCGACATCGAGTCGATGCTCGCGACGCTGGGCCACGACACGCTCGAGGGCCTGATGGACGCCGCCGTCCCGGCCGGCATCCGGCCCGCTGCGGACCTCTCGCTGCCGCCGGCGATGACCGAGGCCCAGGTCGGCGCACTCGCGCGCGAGCTGGCCGGCCAGAACTTCCCGGGCGAGCCGCTCATCGGCCTCGGCTACCACGCGACGATCACGCCGCCGGTGATCCGGCGCAACGTGCTCGAGGACCCGTCCTGGTACACCGCGTACACGCCGTACCAGCCGGAGATCTCGCAGGGCCGCCTCGAGGCCCTCCTCAACTTCCAGACGATGATCGGCGACCTCGCGGGCCTGCCGGTCGCCAACTCCTCTCTGCTCGACGAGGGCACGGCTGCTGCCGAGGCGATGACCCTCGTGCGCCGCGCCAACCGCAAGGCCGCGGGCCCGTTCGTCGTCGACGCCGACGCCCTGCCGCAGACCATCGAGGTCGTTCGCACCCGCGCCGAGGCGATGGGTATCGACGTGGTGGTCGCCGACCTGACGCAGGGGCTTCCGGAGGGCACGGTCTGCGGGACGCTCATCCAGTACCCGGGTGCCTCCGGTCGCGTGCTCGACCCGCGCGCCGTCATCGAGGCCACCCACGCACAGGGCGGCCTCGCTGTGGTCGCGGCGGACCTGCTGGCCCTCACCCTGCTCGAGGCGCCGGGTGCGCTCGGTGCGGACGTGGTCGTCGGCTCGTCGCAGCGCTTCGGCGTCCCGCTCTTCTACGGCGGCCCGCACGCCGGCTACATGGCGGTCGCGAAGGGCCTCGAGCGCCACATGCCGGGTCGTCTCGTCGGCGTCTCCATCGACTCCGAGGGCCGTCCGGCGTACCGCCTGGCACTCGGCACGCGCGAGCAGCACATCCGCCGCGAGAAGGCGACCTCCAACATCTGCACCGCACAGGTGCTCCTGGCCATCACCGCCTCGATGTACGCCGTGTACCACGGCCCGGCGGGCCTGACCGCGATCGCGACCCGCACCCACCGCTACGCCGCCGTCATCGCGGCCGGCCTGAAGGCGCTCGGCTACACGCTCGGCTCTGAGACGTTCTTCGACACGCTCACCGTCGCGACCCCGGGCCGCGCCGAGGCGGTCGTGAAGGCCGCCCGTGCCGCGGGCCTGCACCTGCGCCTCGTGGACGCCGACACGGTCGGCCTGTCGACCTCGGAGGCGACCACGCACGAGACGGTCGAGAAGGTGCTCGCCGCCTTCGGGCCGACCGTCGAGGGCACCACCGCCCTCGACCTGGACGAGCTCGACCGCACGACGCCCGATGCGCTGCCCGACGAGCTCGGGCGCCGGACGGCGTTCCTCACCCACGAGGTGTTCCACACGCACCGCAGCGAGACCCAGATGCTGCGCTACCTGCACAAGCTCTCGGCGCGCGACTACGCCCTCGACAAGGGCATGATCCCGCTCGGCTCCTGCACGATGAAGCTCAACGCGACCGCGGAGATGGAGCCGATCTCGCTCCCGGGCTTCGCCGACCTGCACCCGTTCGTCCCGGCCGAGGACGCGCAGGGCTACCACCGCCTGGTCGCCGAGCTGGAGGGCTGGCTGGCCGAGGTCACCGGCTACGCAGGGGTCTCCATCCAGCCGAACGCCGGCTCGCAGGGCGAGCTCGCCGGCCTGCTCGCGATCCGCGCCTACCACCTCGCCAACGGCGACACCCACCGTGACGTCTGCCTGATGCCGGCCTCGGCCCACGGCACCAACGCTGCGTCGGCCGTCATGGCCGGCATGCGCGTGGTCGTGGTCAAGTCCAACGACGACGGCACCGTCGACCTCGACGACCTGCAGAAGCAGTGCGACGAGCACTCCAACGACCTCGCCGCGATCATGGTGACCTACCCCTCGACGCACGGCGTCTATGAGGAGGGCATCACGCAGCTCTGCGAGATCGTCCACAGCCACGGCGGCCAGGTGTACGTCGACGGAGCGAACCTGAACGCCCTGCTCGGCCACGCCCGCCCGGGTGAGTTCGGCGGAGATGTCTCGCACCTCAACCTGCACAAGACCTTCTGCATCCCGCACGGCGGCGGCGGTCCCGGCGTCGGCCCCGTGGCGGTCGGCGCGCACCTCGTGCCGTACCTCCCGACGCACGCCCAGCACCCGCTGGCGGAGAAGCGCTCCGGTATCGGTCCGATCAGTGCTGCGCCGTACGGCTCGGCCGGCATCCTGCCGATCTCGTGGGCCTACGTCCGCCTCATGGGGGCTGCCGGCCTGACGAAGGCCACCGCGACCGCGGTGCTCTCCGCCAACTACGTCGCGGCCCGGCTCGAGGAGCACTACCCGGTGCTCTACAAGGGCGAGAACGGCCTGGTCGCGCACGAGTGCATCCTTGACCTGCGTGGCATCTCCAAGGAGAGCGGCGTGACCGTCGACGACGTCGCCAAGCGCCTGATCGACTACGGCTTCCACGCGCCGACGATGTCGTTCCCGGTGGCCGGCACGCTCATGGTCGAGCCGACCGAGTCGGAGGACCTGGCCGAGCTCGAGCGCTTCATCGACGCGATGATCGCCATCCGCGGCGAGATCGCGAAGGTCCAGGCGGGGGAGTGGAGCCACGACGACAGCCCGCTGGCCCGTGCCCCGCACACGTCCCGGTCGATCGTCGGCGACTGGGAGCGTGCCTACTCCCGCGAGGTGGGCGTCTTCCCGACCGGCATCGACCCGGACAAGTACTGGCCGCCGGTCGGTCGCATCGACAACGCCTACGGCGACCGCAACCTGGTCTGCGCGTGCCCGCCGCCGGAGGCCTTCGCCGACTGAGCGACGCGACTGAAACGTGAGACGGGCCTTGTGCCGGGGAATCCCGGCACAAGGCCCGTCTCGGCGTCGGGGAGCAGTCGCTCAGCTGAGCGTCATGTTGGGCTCGCCGTAGGCGTTGAGGCCGTTGGCCCCTCGGACACAGGTGCCTCCGCGGGGCGTGCCGCCGTTGTATGCCTGGGCCACACAGTTGGAGAGCGCTCCCTGACCCCAGTAGTTCGGGTGCAGGGACTCCTGGATGTAGTAGTTGCCGGTCGCCGTGGCCGTGCGGATCGTGTTGATCCACTCCGTCTGGTCGACGGCGCCCGGGGACTGCCAGCTGCTCAGTCCCTTCTCCTCGAGCAGGCCGACCGTGTTCTCGCAGAGGCGGCGTCCGTTGAACGCGTTGCTGAGGTTGAGGGTCTTCACGTTGGTCAGCCCGGCGTCGGTGGCTGCGCCGAAGACCGCGTTGTTGATGGTCGGGAGGAGGGTGCCGTTGGCGTAGTCGGCGTCAGCGTTCCAGAAGCCGCAGCCACCGGTGCTCTGCCGGGTGTAGCCGCTCTCGGCGTAGCGGATCCCCGTGCCGTTGGGGAGTGGCGACATGTAGTTCTGGACCAGCAGCGTCCAGCTGTTGTCTGCATATCCGGCGTTCTGCATGGCCGTGCGGATGTTGAGGAACGCGTTCTTGATCGCGGCCCGGCGGGCGGTGACGTTGGAGGCGGCCATCGCGCTGGTGACGATCGAGTCGTCCTTGCAGTAGTCCTTCCAGAGGTACGAGGAACCGAGGAAGTCGGTCACGCACTGCTGGACGATGCCGGCGAAGTTGAAGTCGTTGCCGCCGATGGAGACCGCGACCATCTTGACGTTGTGGGTGCTGGCGAAGTTCTGCAGCATGAGCGCCTGGCCCTGGCCGGCAGAACCGTTGTAGAAGTCGAGGCCGGGCTTGAAGTTGCCGCTGCTGTCCGAGGCCACGGTCGCGGTCTTGGCGCCGGAGCACGCCAGGTTCGCCGAGTTCACGCCGCGTCCGATGTTGATCTCGGCGGTCCACGCGCGGTGGCAGCGGTTGATCACCTCCGCGGTGTGGCTGGCGTTGTCGAAGTACGTCGTGCTGCCACCGGCGTCGTGGAGCGACTCTCCGTTGTTGGTGTTCCCAGCCCAGCGGCCGGCTTCACCGGAGATGTAGGAGTCGCCGACGGAGACGATCCACGGGGATCCGACCCCGGGGCCGTCCGCCATCGCGGGGGAGGGGACCGCGGCCAGTCCGGCCACGACGATCGAAGCAGCCCCGCATGCGGTGGCCACTGCTCGGGTGAGACGCATCAACAGCTCCTGGGGTGTGACGAGGATTACATCCGCAAGATACTGACGAGTAGCCTCCCTGCATAGAGGTTGGACGTCCAAGGTTTCCGCTGTGGCTTTCGCCCGGAATCGGCACAACTGGGCTTCCCGATCCGTCTATCCTTCTGCTGGGAAATCGCGGGAGGAGCGACGACAGCGGTGGACGAGAAGCGCTGCGAGTGGTGTGGCACGTTGTCGCCTGTCGACGCCGTGAAGTGCACCCTGTGCCGGATCCCGTTCGGCGCGCCCGTGCCGCCGCCGCAGGACTGGAGTCACCTGACGGGCAACATCCCGGTGATCACTGCGCCGCTCCTGGAGACGCCGGCCGCGCCGAACGTCGCCGTCCCGAGTCCCGCGCCCGCTGCTGATGCGGCCGCGACGCCCATGCCGGCGACCGTGCCGGTCGCAGCGCCGGCGGCCATGCCGGGTGTCGCGGCCACGGCGACGTCTCAGGTGTCGGATTCGCAGGCGCCCGCCTCGGCCGGCTCCGCCGCGCAGCCTGCCGCCGCTGCCTTCCAGCAGCAGAGCCCACCTGCACTGCCCACTCAGCGGGTCGCTGCCGAAGCCGTCGTGGGTGCGGCGGCCGTCGACAGGCCGGACGACATGGCACTCCCCGGTTGGCGGGCTCCCGATGACCCGACGCTGCGCGTCTTCGCGGACAAGCTCGAGGAGCGTGAGCGTCGTCGCCGAGGTGCAGCCCGGTCGTCCGCCCGACGTTCCCGGGGTCGGCGTCGCGCCGCGAGGCTGCTCGTGTGGCTGCTGGGCATCGGTCTGATCACGGCGTTCCTGCTGCTCGCACCCGCGCGCCTTCCCGGCTTCTGACGGTCGCAGTCGGGGCCGGGGCTTCCCGGATCAGCCGGTGGCGCTGGAGTCGTCGACCACTTCTGCGTCCACCGCGTCATCGACGTGCAGGGGAAGCTCGTCTCGTGCGACGTCGCGGAGCGCCTCGAAGTCGGCGGCCACGATCCGCTTCGGGGTCTTCTCGATGAGCGTGGGGGAGGGGAGGAGCTTCGCCTCGTCCACCTGGTCGAGCTTGCGGGCCGTGACGAGCACGCGCGACTCCAGCGAGCTGGCGAACGAGTTGTAGTGGTTGACCGCGCTCTCGAGCGAGCTGCGCATCTTCTCGGCGTGGCCCGCAAGCGTGCAGATGCGCCGGTAGAGCTCCTGGCCGAGGTCGAAGAGGCGCTTCGCGTCCTCCGTGAGGACGTCCTGGCGCCACGTGTAGGCGACCGTCTTCAGGACCGCCCAGAGGTTGGCGGGCGTGGCCAGCACGACGCCCTTGGCGAATGCGTACTCCATCAGCGAGGGGTCGACCTCGAGGGCAGCGTTGAGGAGCTGCTCGTTGGGGATGAACGCAACCGTGAACTCCGGGCTCGCGTCGAGGCCGGTCCAGTAGCTCTTGCCGGACAGGGCGTCGACGTGGCCGCGGATCTTCCGGGCGTGGTCGACCAGCAGGCGGTGGCGCTCGGCCGGGTCGGCCGATGACCGGAACGCCTCGACGAAGGAGGTGTACGGCGCCTTGGCGTCGACCGCCATCTGCTTGCCGCCCGGGAGGTTGACGACCATGTCGGGACGACGTGCGCCCGAATCGGCGGTGATGGACGCCTGGGTGGTGAAGTCGACGCGGGGGAGCAGGCCTGCGGACTCGACCAGCGTCTTGAGCTGGGTCTCGCCCCAGTATCCGCGGGTGGCGTTGTTGCCGAGGGCAGAGGCGAGGGTGTCGGCCGCCTTGCGGGACTCCTCGGCGGTACGCCGGGTGGTGCGCAGCTGCTCGGCGAGCTCGCCGTGCTGGAGCGCACGCTGCTGCTCGAGCTCGTCGACCTTGCGCTGCATCGCGAGCAGTTGCTGAGCCACGGGCGCGAGGGTCTTCAGGACCTGGGTCTGGCCGGCCTCGGCCCGCTGGCGCTCGGCCTGGTCACGACGCTGGCTCTCGAGCAGCGCCTGGTGGTCGTCGCGTGCCGTCACGAGCGCCTGCTGGAGCCGGGCGACCGTGTCGCGCAGGCCGGCGACGGTCGCCTCGGCGTGGGCCACCTCGGCCTGGAGGGTCGCGCGGACCTCGGCCTCCTCGTGGCGGATCGCGGCGATCTCCGCCCGGTGGTGGGCGGCCGCGACCTCGGGGTCCTCGACGACGGGCGTGGGGAGGGCGGCAGCCGCGGCATCCAGCCGCACACGGGCCGCGAGCCAGCCCAGGGCCGCACCGACGAGAAGTCCGAGGAGGAGTCCGATCAGGAGCATGTGCCCATCCAAACAGCGACCTCCGACAGAACCCTGCGCACACGCCGGGTGCCGCCGGACGGCGCGCGTAGTCTCGGCCCATGAGTGACACGCATCGTGAGGTCGGGCTGGAGAAGATCGGTCCCGCGCGGTTCAGGGCCACCAATGCGCGCGGGGGCGTGATCACCCTTGGCGGGGGAGACGACCCGGACTTCACGCCGGTCGAGCTGCTCCTCGCAGCGCTCGCGGGCTGCGCCGCGGTCACGGTGGATCCCATCACGGCGCGCCGCGCGACGGCGACGGTGTTCCGCGTGGCGGCTATGGGAGAGAAGGTGCGCGACGAGGTCGGCACCCGCATGCAGAACCTGACCGTGACCTTCGATGTCGAGTTCCCGGAGGGCCCGGAGGGAGATGCTGCACGCGCGATCCTCCCGTCGGCCATCGCACGCACCCATGACCGGCTCTGCACCGTCAGCCGGACGGTCGAGACGGGAGAGCGGGTTGTGATGGGTGTGGCGACAGGACGGTGAGGGCTACTTGATCGAGGAGATGTCGACGGCGGGTGAGGGCGCCACGCCGTCGGGTCCGTTGCCGCCCTTGTTGATCTTCGCCAGGACCTTGAGGCCGGCGGGATCGACTTTGCCGAAGACCGTGTACTGCGCCTGAAGCGGGTAGTCCGCAACCATCATGAAGAACTGCGACCCGTTGGTGTCCGGCCCCGCGTTCGCCATGGCGAGGGTGCCCAGCGGGTAGGTCTCCTTACCGGTGAGCTCGTCGGGGAAGGAGTAGCCGGGGCCACCCATGCCGGTGGCGGACGGATCGCCGCACTGGACCATGAAGTCGTTGATGAAGCGGTGGCACGTCGTCTTGTCGTAGTAGCCCTGGCGTGCGAGCGACACGAAGGAGTTGACGGTGCAGGGAGCAGCATCGGCGTCGAGGGTGACCGGAATGTCGCCCTGGCTGGTGTGGATCGTGAGGTGCTGGGCGCCCTTCACGGTCGGCTCCGATTCCGGCAGGGTCGCCGGCTTTGCCGCCTGCCCGGACTTGGCGTAGGTGCACGTGGAGTCGGCCGTGGGCTGTGCGGCCGGAGCGCCGTCGGCGTCCTTGCTCGCGCCGCACGCGCTCAGTGCGGCAGCCGGGATCAGAAGCAGCGAGGCGGCGCCCAGCGCCGTACGGGTCAGCATGCGGGCGACTGTAGCCGGGAGGGGGAGGAAGGGTTGGAGGAGCTCACGGCCACACGGAATGACATAATGTCCATTATCGGAACTGTGCCGGGAGTCGGCGAGAGGGGCTTCCCCGGCCCGCATGTCGCCGATCTCCCTGCCGTTCTCCGTGCACAGCCGGCGTGTGTGGCGTTCGTGTGCGCGTCCGCTCCGTCGTGACCGCTCGTGCGGTCGCTGTCGGCGCCATCCGCGCGTCCTTCGTGCCGTCTCGCTGCCTCCGTTGAGCCGAGCCCGTCGCCATGGCCATCCGGTTCGCCCGAAGCCGCTCTGACAGCACCCGCTCAGAACGGCCTGCACGGAACCTGTCCGGGACGGCGGCGCGGCACGCGCTCAGAACGGCGCTCACGCAACTCGCCTGGAGAGCTCGTCGAAGTCGCGACACCCAGGAGGCGGCGTCCGTCGACAGCCGACCTCCGACGGCCGTCGAACCTCCGCTGTCGGCACCGGCCAGCAGCCACAGGTTGACGTAACGTCAGTACCAGCCGAACTTCTCCGAGTGCGCCCACGCGGCGTGCGGACTTCCGTACCGCGCTCCGATGTACGCCAGGCCCCACCGGATCTGGGTCTCCGGGTTGGTCCTCCAGTCCGGACCGACGGCGGCCATCTTGCTCGCGGGCAGGGACTGGGGAATCCCGTACGCGCCGGACGAGCGGTTCTCGGCCACCTGGCTCCAGCCGGACTCGCGCTGCCAGAGCGCATCCAGCGCGGGCCACTCGGAAGCGGGCCACCCGAAGTCGAGGAGCAGGTGGTAGCCGAGCGCCCGGTTGGTGCCCGGCTGGACGCTCGTCGGTGCCGGCACGGAGCCGCCGCCGGCTGCCAGGTTCTGCGCGATGCGCTCGGCGGTGTTCGCCAGCTGCCGCATGATGTCGCCGTCGGACACGCTCATGCGGGCCTGCGTCATCGCCGACAGCTGAGCCGGGGTCAGGGTCCGGTCCTGCCCACGGGAGACCGCCGTGCGCTGGGAAGGCGTCGGCGACGCCGAGGCCGTCGCCGGCCGCGAGGCAGGTCCACTCCCCTGGGCCGGCGCGGCCGTCTCGAAGAGGGGTTCGCAGGCGGTGAGCACCATGCAGGCAGACGCGATCACAAGTGCGGCCCGCCGTGTCCTCATGCCGCGACGCTAACCCAGGGCGGCCGCCCGGCGGGAGGCTTCGCTCGGTATCGTCGCCGCATGCCGCACATCCACGTCCTCGCCACGGGCGGAACGATCGACAAGGTCTACTCGCTCTCGGGTGAGCTCGAGATCGGTACGCCGGCGGTCGAGACGTTGCTCGCTCCGGTGCTCACCGACCTGACGTACGACGTCACCCCGGTGCTCGCCCTCGACAGCCTCGACATGACCGACGCGGACCGGGTCGTGCTGTGCCAGGCGGTCGACGCGTTGCCGGGGCGTCACGTCGTGATCACGCATGGCACCGACACCATGCCGGAGACCGCGGCCTTTCTGGATGCGCACCTGGCGGCTGCGGACCAGACGGTCGTGCTGACCGGCGCCATGCGGCCGTCGGCGATGGCCAGCAGTGACGCGGCGTTCAACCTCGGCGCGGCTTTCACGGCAGTCCAGCTCCTCCCGGCCGGCGTGCACATCGTGATGAGCGGCCGGGTCTTCTCCGCCGGGAAGGTCGCCAAGGACCGCGAGCGCGGGGTCTTCGTCGACCAGCCGTGACGGATTTCTGACAACTGCCCAGAAACTCACGTCATGTCCTCGCGTGGCCCCCGTCTCACCGGTGTCGGACACGTCAGAGGAGCAGGTCATGTGGGACACCGTCGAGGAGAGCACCGTCCACCTCGCACACGATCGTCCGTGTACGGGATGCGGGCACGCCGTGCACGTGTACCTGCCGTGTGACCTGTGCAGCTGCACTCCCCCGGACGTTCCCGGCGCGACCCGCTTCTGAGGCCGGCTCCCGACCGGTCCGGTTCACGAGTTCGTCATGAACCGGACCGTCGACGTCCGTACGCTCGCGTGCGTGGACCGTAGGACCCGCCTCCTGTACGCCGGCGCCGGACTGGCCGCGCTCTCCGCGGCGGTGGCGCGCCTTCCCTTCGTCGACGGCGTCGCGAGCCACGACGAGGCCGGCTTCCTGGTCCTCGCCCGCCAGTGGAAGCCCGGCAGCAGCCTGTACGGCGACTACTGGGTCGACCGGCCGCCCCTGCTCCTGCTCCCCTACCGTCTTGCCGACTCCCTCGCCGGGGTCGTCTTCCCGGTCACCGCCCTCCGCCTCTTCGCCTGCGCGGTCGTGATCGTCACGGTCCTGCTGACGGCGGCGACGGCGCGGAGGGTGGCCGGCCCGCGGGCGGTCCTTCCCGCGGCCCTCGTGGCGGCGGTGCTGCTGGCCAACCCGCGCAGCGGCGCGCAGGTCGTCGACGGCGAGCTCCTGGCCGCACCGCTCGTGGCCCTCGGGGTCTGGGCCTGGACGGGCGCTCTCCGCGCTCACCCGGTACGCCGCGGGCTGCTGGCCGGCGCCGCGGCCGCCTGCGCGGTCCTGGTCAAGCAGAACATGATCGACGTCGGTGTCTACGCCGTCGTGCTCCTCCTGCTGCTCGTGCTGCGGCGGCCCGATCTCCGGGCCGACCTCCGGACGGTCGCGGGCAGGGCGGTCCCGGCTGCCGCGGCCGGAGCCTCGGTCGCACTCGCGGTCGTGCTGGGCTACGCGGTCCACGCCGGCACCGATCTCGGCGCCCTCTACGACGCGATGTTCCCCTTCCGGGTCGAGGCGCACGCCGCCGCGGCGCGCATGTCCGTGGCGAACGGTCGGCCCGGCGAGCTCGTGCGGGTGGCGGTTCTGTGCGGGTTGCTGCCCGTCCTCGCCTGGGTGGCGCTCGTCCTGCGGCGCAGGCTCCTGGAACCGGCCCCCATGGCGCTCGTCGTCGTGCTCGTGTGGGACCTGGTCTCCGTCATCGCCGGTGGCGGCTACTGGACGCACTACCTCGTCCAGGCGGTCGTGCCCCTGTCGGTGCTCGCGGGCGTCGCCGGCGCAGCCGCATCCGAGCGGCGCCCGGTGACGCGGGTCGCGTGCGCGCTGGCCGCCGTCGTCCTGGTGGGCTCAGTGGTGCCGGGCCTCGCCTACGCGGTGCGGCACCCGATCCACTCACCGGAGATGCGTGTCGGCCGGTCGATCGCCGCGGTGGCTGCTCCCGGCGACACGGTCGTCAGCCTCTACGGGAGCCCGGAAGTCCTCCTCGGCACGGGACTGGAGTCGCCGTACCCGTACCTGTGGATCCTGCCGCTGCGGGTGAAGGACCCCGATCTCGCCGACCTGTCGGCGATCCTCGGCGGTGACGATGCGCCGACCTGGGTCGTGGTGACCAACGAGCCTGGCCGGATGGACCCGGTCCTCCGGGCCCGCTACCGCGATCTCGGCGACATCTGTGGGGTCGACGTACGGCTGCTGGCATCGGTGACG
The sequence above is a segment of the Nocardioides jiangxiensis genome. Coding sequences within it:
- a CDS encoding low temperature requirement protein A, encoding MERTEEHQSATPLELFFDLVFVFALTQVTAFMAHPDPLRWLAVAQGMLVLALFWWGWVGYSWLCNLVRADEGEIRLILMLAMAVMFLVALAIPESFHDLDGGLSGPYVIAAGYFAFRITHLLLFWAYARDDAGLQRQLIRFFPTIILSTGFLVLGAVTHDEVHRTLFWVGAVVSDYGGTFLGGASGWRLRSAGHFAERHGLMVIIALGESIVAIGVGTNELPISWPIVAAAVAGIALAAGLWWLYFDISAIKGEEALAAVLREGRSVSLARDAYSLLHLPMIAGIALLALGLKKAMAYVGDPAHHDLSEPLGTIAAAALFGGVMVYLLAHIGFKLRTLRTFSKPRAGLVVLVAVGWAVSGDVPALAQVVMLAVLVWLLAGFETVRYAEERARVRHAGHAHS
- the gcvP gene encoding aminomethyl-transferring glycine dehydrogenase; its protein translation is MEIALTDLPSLHDLDRALPFVDRHIGLTPSDIESMLATLGHDTLEGLMDAAVPAGIRPAADLSLPPAMTEAQVGALARELAGQNFPGEPLIGLGYHATITPPVIRRNVLEDPSWYTAYTPYQPEISQGRLEALLNFQTMIGDLAGLPVANSSLLDEGTAAAEAMTLVRRANRKAAGPFVVDADALPQTIEVVRTRAEAMGIDVVVADLTQGLPEGTVCGTLIQYPGASGRVLDPRAVIEATHAQGGLAVVAADLLALTLLEAPGALGADVVVGSSQRFGVPLFYGGPHAGYMAVAKGLERHMPGRLVGVSIDSEGRPAYRLALGTREQHIRREKATSNICTAQVLLAITASMYAVYHGPAGLTAIATRTHRYAAVIAAGLKALGYTLGSETFFDTLTVATPGRAEAVVKAARAAGLHLRLVDADTVGLSTSEATTHETVEKVLAAFGPTVEGTTALDLDELDRTTPDALPDELGRRTAFLTHEVFHTHRSETQMLRYLHKLSARDYALDKGMIPLGSCTMKLNATAEMEPISLPGFADLHPFVPAEDAQGYHRLVAELEGWLAEVTGYAGVSIQPNAGSQGELAGLLAIRAYHLANGDTHRDVCLMPASAHGTNAASAVMAGMRVVVVKSNDDGTVDLDDLQKQCDEHSNDLAAIMVTYPSTHGVYEEGITQLCEIVHSHGGQVYVDGANLNALLGHARPGEFGGDVSHLNLHKTFCIPHGGGGPGVGPVAVGAHLVPYLPTHAQHPLAEKRSGIGPISAAPYGSAGILPISWAYVRLMGAAGLTKATATAVLSANYVAARLEEHYPVLYKGENGLVAHECILDLRGISKESGVTVDDVAKRLIDYGFHAPTMSFPVAGTLMVEPTESEDLAELERFIDAMIAIRGEIAKVQAGEWSHDDSPLARAPHTSRSIVGDWERAYSREVGVFPTGIDPDKYWPPVGRIDNAYGDRNLVCACPPPEAFAD
- the rmuC gene encoding DNA recombination protein RmuC produces the protein MLLIGLLLGLLVGAALGWLAARVRLDAAAAALPTPVVEDPEVAAAHHRAEIAAIRHEEAEVRATLQAEVAHAEATVAGLRDTVARLQQALVTARDDHQALLESQRRDQAERQRAEAGQTQVLKTLAPVAQQLLAMQRKVDELEQQRALQHGELAEQLRTTRRTAEESRKAADTLASALGNNATRGYWGETQLKTLVESAGLLPRVDFTTQASITADSGARRPDMVVNLPGGKQMAVDAKAPYTSFVEAFRSSADPAERHRLLVDHARKIRGHVDALSGKSYWTGLDASPEFTVAFIPNEQLLNAALEVDPSLMEYAFAKGVVLATPANLWAVLKTVAYTWRQDVLTEDAKRLFDLGQELYRRICTLAGHAEKMRSSLESAVNHYNSFASSLESRVLVTARKLDQVDEAKLLPSPTLIEKTPKRIVAADFEALRDVARDELPLHVDDAVDAEVVDDSSATG
- a CDS encoding OsmC family protein: MSDTHREVGLEKIGPARFRATNARGGVITLGGGDDPDFTPVELLLAALAGCAAVTVDPITARRATATVFRVAAMGEKVRDEVGTRMQNLTVTFDVEFPEGPEGDAARAILPSAIARTHDRLCTVSRTVETGERVVMGVATGR
- a CDS encoding peptidylprolyl isomerase, yielding MLTRTALGAASLLLIPAAALSACGASKDADGAPAAQPTADSTCTYAKSGQAAKPATLPESEPTVKGAQHLTIHTSQGDIPVTLDADAAPCTVNSFVSLARQGYYDKTTCHRFINDFMVQCGDPSATGMGGPGYSFPDELTGKETYPLGTLAMANAGPDTNGSQFFMMVADYPLQAQYTVFGKVDPAGLKVLAKINKGGNGPDGVAPSPAVDISSIK
- a CDS encoding transglycosylase SLT domain-containing protein — translated: MRTRRAALVIASACMVLTACEPLFETAAPAQGSGPASRPATASASPTPSQRTAVSRGQDRTLTPAQLSAMTQARMSVSDGDIMRQLANTAERIAQNLAAGGGSVPAPTSVQPGTNRALGYHLLLDFGWPASEWPALDALWQRESGWSQVAENRSSGAYGIPQSLPASKMAAVGPDWRTNPETQIRWGLAYIGARYGSPHAAWAHSEKFGWY
- a CDS encoding asparaginase, with the translated sequence MPHIHVLATGGTIDKVYSLSGELEIGTPAVETLLAPVLTDLTYDVTPVLALDSLDMTDADRVVLCQAVDALPGRHVVITHGTDTMPETAAFLDAHLAAADQTVVLTGAMRPSAMASSDAAFNLGAAFTAVQLLPAGVHIVMSGRVFSAGKVAKDRERGVFVDQP
- a CDS encoding glycosyltransferase family 39 protein, producing MDRRTRLLYAGAGLAALSAAVARLPFVDGVASHDEAGFLVLARQWKPGSSLYGDYWVDRPPLLLLPYRLADSLAGVVFPVTALRLFACAVVIVTVLLTAATARRVAGPRAVLPAALVAAVLLANPRSGAQVVDGELLAAPLVALGVWAWTGALRAHPVRRGLLAGAAAACAVLVKQNMIDVGVYAVVLLLLLVLRRPDLRADLRTVAGRAVPAAAAGASVALAVVLGYAVHAGTDLGALYDAMFPFRVEAHAAAARMSVANGRPGELVRVAVLCGLLPVLAWVALVLRRRLLEPAPMALVVVLVWDLVSVIAGGGYWTHYLVQAVVPLSVLAGVAGAAASERRPVTRVACALAAVVLVGSVVPGLAYAVRHPIHSPEMRVGRSIAAVAAPGDTVVSLYGSPEVLLGTGLESPYPYLWILPLRVKDPDLADLSAILGGDDAPTWVVVTNEPGRMDPVLRARYRDLGDICGVDVRLLASVTRPTPTCVRPRGS